AGGTGGACGGCATCATCTTCGCTTCGGAATACCACCGGGTGATCACGCCGCCGGACGCGTTGCAGGGCACCCCGGCGGTGCTGCTGGACGCCCGCTCGGTCCGTGGCGATGTCAGCTCGGTCGTCCCCGACGAGGTCGGCGGCACGTTGGCCGCGGTGCGCGAACTGATCGCCGCCGGCCACCAGCGCATCGCCTTTCTCAACAACGTCGACGACATTCCCGCCACAGCCCTGCGTTTGCAGGGATTCCGGCAGGGTCTGAACGAGGCCGGCCGGCGCCTGCGCGCGGGCATGGTGGTGACCGCCGCCTCGACCCCGGGCGCCGGTTATGACGCGGCCCGGCAGTTGCTCGACCAACCCCGGGCCGGCCGACCGACCGCGATCTTCTGCTTCAACGACCGGATGGCGATGGGCACCTACCAGGCGGCCGCCGAACTGGGCCTGCGCATCCCGGACGACCTGTCGGTCGTCGGCTTCGACAACCAGGAACTGATCGCGGCGAACCTGCGCCCCGGTCTGACCACGGTGGCCCTGCCCCATTACGCGATGGGCCAGTGGGCGGTCGCCGCCCTGCTGGACCTGATCGACGCCCAGGCCGACCCATCCCAGAAGCGACAGCCGATCCGCGAGGAGAAGCTGCCCTGCCCACTGGTGCGCCGTGCATCGGTGGGCCCGCCGCCCCGGTCGTGATCCGGGACGGCGAGCAACACCCACCCCCACTCACCCGCGGCAACGGGTGAATCGACAGTCCGGCTGGACCGGACACCAGTGAGTTGGAGGAACCTCCGGTGGCACTACCTACCCGCAAGCGCCTCGCAGCAGCGAGTGTAGCTGTGGCGTTGGCGTTCTCCCTGGCCGCCTGCGGCAAGGGAGCGAGCAGCAGCAGCGACGCGCAGACCGACGCCAGCGGCACGACCACGTTGAAGATGTGGACGCACAACGCGGGCAACGACACGGAACTCGCCGCGATCAACCAGGTCGTCGCGGACTACAACGCCAGCCAGAGCAACTACAAGGTCGAGGTCCAGGCGTTCCCGCAGGACTCCTACAACACCTCGGTGACGGCGGCGGCCGCCTCCAAGAGCCTGCCCTGCATCCTGGACGTGGACGGCCCGAACGTGCCGAACTGGGCCTGGGCCGGGTACCTGGCCCCGCTGGACGGCCTGGACGAGCGGATCGCCCAGTTCCTGCCCAGCGTGGTCGGCAGCTTCGACGGCAAGAATTACGCCGTCGGCTACTACGACGTGGCGCTGATCATGCAGGCCCGGACGTCGGCCTTGCAGGAGAACGGGATCCGCATCCCGACCATCGACCAGCCCTGGACCGAGGACGAGTTCGCGGCCGCGCTGGCCGCGATCAAGGCCAGCGGCAAGTACGAGAACACGCTGGACCTGCAGACCGGCAACACCGGTGAGTGGTGGCCGTACGCGTACTCGCCGATGCTGCAGAGCTTCGGGGGCGACCTGATCAACCGGGACGGCTACACCAGCGCCGACGGGGTGCTCAACGGTCCGGCCGCGGTGCAGTGGGCCACCTGGTTCCGCTCGCTGGCCACCGACGGCTACATGCCGCTCAAGTCGGGCGCCGATCCGGCCCAGGACTTCCTCAACGGCAAGACCGCGATCCTGTACAACGGCTCGTGGGGCGCCGAACCCGCGCGGGCGTCGGCCATCGCCGACGACGTCTCCTTCCTGCCGGCGGTCAATCTCGGCCAGGGAGCCAAGATCGGCGGCGGATCCTGGCAGTGGGCGGTCAGTTCCGGCTGCCCGTCGACCGAGGGCGCGCTGGACTACATGAAGTTCGCGCTGCAGGACAAGTACGTCGCCGCGGTGTCCAAGGCGACCGGGACGATCCCGGCCACCGACGCCGCCGCGGCCATGGTGCCCGGCTACGAACCGGGTGGGGACAACGACATCTTCCGTCAGTACTCCAAGGAGTTCGCCCTGATCCGGCCGGCGACCC
This genomic window from Nakamurella multipartita DSM 44233 contains:
- a CDS encoding LacI family DNA-binding transcriptional regulator is translated as MGKPTLRDVADRSGFSITTVSQVLNDVPGKRIPDATRDRVRAAATELAYRPNRLAQGLRLQRSNTLGFVSDKIATTPYAGEVILGAQDAAAEHGDLLLLMNSNSDPGLEEREIRALQERQVDGIIFASEYHRVITPPDALQGTPAVLLDARSVRGDVSSVVPDEVGGTLAAVRELIAAGHQRIAFLNNVDDIPATALRLQGFRQGLNEAGRRLRAGMVVTAASTPGAGYDAARQLLDQPRAGRPTAIFCFNDRMAMGTYQAAAELGLRIPDDLSVVGFDNQELIAANLRPGLTTVALPHYAMGQWAVAALLDLIDAQADPSQKRQPIREEKLPCPLVRRASVGPPPRS
- a CDS encoding ABC transporter substrate-binding protein; this translates as MALAFSLAACGKGASSSSDAQTDASGTTTLKMWTHNAGNDTELAAINQVVADYNASQSNYKVEVQAFPQDSYNTSVTAAAASKSLPCILDVDGPNVPNWAWAGYLAPLDGLDERIAQFLPSVVGSFDGKNYAVGYYDVALIMQARTSALQENGIRIPTIDQPWTEDEFAAALAAIKASGKYENTLDLQTGNTGEWWPYAYSPMLQSFGGDLINRDGYTSADGVLNGPAAVQWATWFRSLATDGYMPLKSGADPAQDFLNGKTAILYNGSWGAEPARASAIADDVSFLPAVNLGQGAKIGGGSWQWAVSSGCPSTEGALDYMKFALQDKYVAAVSKATGTIPATDAAAAMVPGYEPGGDNDIFRQYSKEFALIRPATPGYPFIATTFTKTAQDILNGADPQEALNQAVADIDANQQSNNNFQ